DNA from Microbacterium sp. SORGH_AS_0969:
GTTGGTCGCTCTCGCGGTGGAGAACCTCCTTTCGGATGCCGTGGGCCTGACGTTCGCCCGCCACACCGACACCGCGGGAGCAATGGTGTCGAGAGCGCGGGACGCGGATCTCGTCCTCCTCGACCTGAGCCTGCGCGACGGCTCGACGCCGCGCGACAACGCGGCTGCCCTGCAGAAGTGGGGCGCGCACGTGCTCGTCCTCACGTCCGGCGAGAATCCCTTTCTGATCCGCGAGGCGTCGCGCACCCCGGCGCTCGGCGTCGTCCGGAAGTCGGCACCCATGCGCGACCTGATCGCCGCGATCACGGCAGCCGCCGCCGGAGAACACGTTCCGAGTCTGGAATGGGCGTCTGCCCTGGATTCCGATCCGCTGATGCGGTCGGCGCCCCTGACCTCGCGGGAGCGCGAGGTCTTGTCGCTGTACGCGACGGGAATGGGTGCGCGCGAGGTCGGTGCGGCCCTGTTCGTCAGCGAGAACACCGTCAACGACCACCTTCGCCGCATTCGTTCGATCTACGCGCAGCTCGGTCGTCCGGCGACGACCAAGGTCGACCTCTACCGGCGCGGTATCGAGGACGGCTACGTTCCCCTGCCCCACCGTGGCTGAGCCGCGCCGGGGCGCCGTCCAGGGGCCGGCCGAGGCCCGCACCGTGCGGACCCTGCTCACGGCGGTGGCCATCGCGATCGCCACCGCGACGGGCGTCGTCATCGTCCTCCTCTTCGTCGGGGCACACGGTGCGGACCGTCTGCCCCCGTGGAACCGCGCGCTGACGACGACCGCCTTCGGGGTGCTGCTGGTCGTCGGAGCGGCGGCGCCCGTGCTCGGCATCCGAGTCCTGCGCGCAGGTGCTCGCCTGGGGGTGGGGATCTATCTCGTCGCTCTCGTGGCGCTCGTGCCCCTCGCCGGACCGTGGTCGAGCGACCCGGCGATCCAGACGCTCCCCTGGGGGCTGACATCGGTGGGCGGCATCGTGCTCGCCGCGCTCGTCGCCGGTGGCGAGAGGCTCGGGTGGGCACTGCTGGTTCTCTGGATCGCCGTGATCACGGTCTGTCGATTCGGGATCGGGTCGTACACGCTCTCCCATCTCGCCAACGATTCGCAGGCCGTGCTGACGGGCGCGACCGTGTGTCTCATCGGGGCAGGTGCCCTTCGCGCGAGCCGCGCCGTCGACCGGGCGACGGCCTCGGCGGAGTCGGCCGTCGTCGTCGAGGCCGACGAGCGTGCGCGTCTGGCTGCCCGCGCGCGTGCCGCGGCGTTCGTGCACGACGAGGTTCTCGCGGCGCTGCGGGGCATCGTCGATCAGGTGCCCGGTGCGGGCGATGCGCTGCGCCGTCAGGCCCGACGGGCCCTCCGCACGGTGGACGACGGCGTCGGACACGGCGACGCGATCGCCCGGCTGGCGGATCTCGCGGCCGGAACCGGGTTCGTCGTCGAGATGGAGCGACACCCGGATGCCGTTCTCCCCCCGGAACCGGTCCTCGCGGCGGTTCGCACGGCCACGGCGCAAGCGATCCAGAACAGCGTGCGGCACGCCGGCGACGGCGTCCCTCGTCGCCTGCGTATCACCGCGCTGCCCGACGCCCTCCGCGTCGACGTCTCCGACGAAGGGCAGGGCTTCGACCCTGCCCGGGTGCGCTCCGATCGGCTCGGTCTGCGCGGCAGCATCCTCCGGGTGATGCGGGCTGTCGACGGGGGAGACGCGCGGGTGCACAGCGACCCCGGAAAGGGGACGCGTGTCGAGATCGAATGGCGGGCGTCCGAGACCTCTGGACGCGGACCGGATGCCACCGACGAGCGACGACGGCTTCGTGTCGGTCTGGGCTCGGTCACCGCCGTGTTCGTCGTCACTCAGGGTGCGGTCGCGATCGCGGCCGCCTTCACGACCGGCGACGGGACTGCCCTCCTCACGCTGTTCGGCATCCTCGCGGTCGCCGAGATCCTGCGTCGGGCACGCGGATCGGAGCTGTCTCTCCGCCGAGCGTGCGTGGCATCCGCTCTTCTTCTGACCGTCGTTGCGGTGGCGCTCGTCACGACCCCTGCGCCCCTCACCTACGGAACCGGATGGTTCGCCCCTGCGGCGGGGTTCGTTCTCGTCGCGATCGCCCTCCAGGGCCGAACGGGGGTCGCCAGTGGCGCGGGCGTCGCGCTGTTGCTGCTCGTCGTCGCTGAGGGAGTGCGATCCGGGGCCGAGGTCCTGCAGGTGTCGATCATCGTGGGCCGCGCGGCGTTGATCGTGGGCCTCGGACTGCTTCTGGTCGTGCTGCTTATGCGCTTGCAGCGCCGGATCGCCGAGCAGTCGGCGAGGGCGATCGACGCCGCGCGCCGCTCAGCGTGGGATGCCGCGACACGCGAGGAGCTCGAGGAGCATCTCGCCGACGGCGACCGGCTGGCTCGGCCGCTGCTCGAGCGGGCGGCTCGCGGCGCGGGGGAGGATGCCGCCGGTCGCGCTCGCGCGCGAGCGATCGAGGGACATCTGCGTGACCGTTATCGCGCGGGGCGCCTGCTGCACGGCGACGTCGCCGACAGGGCCGCGGCGGCGCGCGAACGCGGTGTCGACGTCGTCCTGCTCGATGACGGGGGCCCGCATGTCGACGCCGCCGCTCTCGCCGCCCTGGCGCCCTGGCTCTCCGCTCTCATCGCCGCCGCCCGAGAACGCGTCGTCGGCCGTCTTCTCCCGGACGGCTCATCCGTGCTCGCGCGCACGGTCGTCGATGGCTCGATCCACGAGTTCCCGCGGAAACCACCGGAATCGGTGGCTGAAACGCCGAGGGGAGAAGCGGACGTTTCCGTAGCGTCACCCCTGTCGTGATTTCCGATGCTGGGGAGGCAATCGTCATGAACAAGCTTGCAAAAGGCTCGATTGCGGCGGCGGCGGCCGTCGTTCTGCTCGGCGGCGGGATGGGCTCGATGGCGTACTGGAACGCGAGCGTCTGGCTTCCGGGGGCGAACTTCAGTACGGGGGAAGTGTCGATGTCGGCGGCCCCTAATGACTACACGTACTACGTCAACGGCGACCGGGTGACCTCGGAAGAGCTGGCGGCCACCGCCCTGGTGCCGGGGGATGTCGTGGACCTCGATGTGGAGGTCACCGTTCGCGCGATCGGCGCCCCCGCGGTCTTGACGCTGCCGACGCCGGAGTTCTCGGGGAACGCAGGGCTCGCGAGCACATTCGACTACACCCCGCAGATCCGCAATGACGAACCCGACCTGGAGATCCGTAACACGGTGGTCGGCAACAAGTTCAACGTGTCCGGCGAGGGGCAGTTCATCTTCCGTCGGACTTTCACGTGGGCGAGTTGGAAGGATACTCAGATGCTCGCGAACGTCCAGTCGGAGCTCCTCATGAGCAACCTCGTGCTCGACCAGGTGACCGAGCCGCTCGAAGAAGACAACTCTTGAGGCGGAGGGGCGTGGACGGCGTCCACGCCCCTGCCGTTCCCCTGCCCCGCCGCAGAGACTCCCGCGGGCGTGAAGAGGTGCCGACATGACCGACATCCGTGATCCGGATGCTGCTCCAGAGGTCGCGGAGTCGGCGGGAGGACCCCGACGATCCTCCTCGGCCCGCGCGGTGTGGCGGGCAGTGTTTCGGGGGGCGGGGTGGGGGTGCTCTGCGCTCGTCGCGCTGACCGTCCTGGTCATCTTCGTCGTTCCCGGCGTGACGGGCGCACAGCGCTACTCCATCGTGGGGTCGTCGATGGAGCCGACCCTGCCGCTCGGTGCACTCGTCGTGGTGCGGCCGACCGACGCGGTCGACATCGAGGTCGGCGAGATCATCACCTTCCAGCTCCGCTCCGGCGAGCCGACGGTCGCGACGCACCGCGTGGTGGGGGTGGCGCTCGGTGGCGATGGAGCCCGCATGCTGCGGACCAAGGGCGACAACAACGACGCCGCCGACGCCGACCCGGTCCGGCCCGAACAGGTGCGCGGAGTCGTGATGTACTCGCTCCCCCTGCTCGGATACATCAACGCGGTCATCACCCCGCAGATGCAGGCGTGGATGCTCCCCATCGTCGTGATCGGCCTCTTCTGCTACGCCGGCTGGATGTTCATCGGGGCGTGGCGCGATCGCCGCAAACGGGGCGGCTCGATGTCGGACGACTCCCGGCGCTCGGCCCCGGGGCCGCGGCATCCGGACCCCGGCGCACTAGGCTGAGTCGGTGCTGCCCGACACAGATCACACCCCCGCCCGCCGTACCTACAGCTACCTCGGCCCCGCCGGTACCTTCACCGAGGCCGCGCTCGCTCAGGTGCCCGAGGCGCGCGACCAGATCTGGCGGCCCGTCCGCAACGTCGGTGAGGCGCTCGCGGATGTCGTCGAGGGGCGATCGGATGCCGCGATGATCGCGATCGAGAACTCGGTCGACGGCGGCGTCTCCACCGCGCAGGACGCGCTGGCCACGGTGCCGGGCCTGCGCATCGTCGGCGAGTACCTCGTGCCGGTGAATTTCGTGCTGGTGGCGCGCCCCGGCGCGACCCTGTCCGACGTCTCGCTGGTGGCCGCGCACCCCGTCGCGTACGGCCAGTGCCTCAAATGGCTGAGCGAGCATGTGCCCGCCCACGCGCACCTGCCCGCCGAGAGCAACGTCGCGAGCGCCCTCGGTGTTCTCGACGGCACGAGCGCCGCGGATGCCGCGATCGCCGCGCCCGGCATCGTCGCCCACCACGATCTCACCGTGCTGGCCGAGAACATCGGCGACAACCCCAACGCGGTCACGCGCTTCGTGCTCGTCAGCCGCACGGTGGCTCCGGCCCCGCCGACGGGCGCCGACAAGACCTCGCTCATCGTCGAGCTGCCCGAAGATCACCCGGGTGCCCTGCTCGAACTGCTCGAGCAGTTCGCCACCCGGGGCATCAACCTGAGCCTTCTGGCATCCCGCCCCATCGGCGACGCCCTCGGTCGTTACCGCTTCGTCATCGACGCCGACGGGCACGTGCAGGACGAGCGCATGGCCGATGCCCTGCTGGGCCTTCGCCGTTTCAGCCCGAAGGTGATCTTCCTCGGGTCGTACGCGCGCGCCGACCGCGCGATCGTCCGCTACCCGCAGCGGTACAGCGACGACGTCTTCGTCGAGGCCCGCGACTGGCTGCGTGGCCTTCTGAGCGGCGAGCCCGAGGCCTGACGACCCTCCCGAGCCCCGCCCCGCCGTGCCGTCCGGCGGAGTCCCTGTCGGACGCGCCGGTTCGGGATGCCGTGGCCTCGGCGTGTCGAAGGCGATCTCCGCCTGGCGGTACAGGCCGCAGGCCATCGCCCGCCGGCGGCCGTCTCCACGCCCGGCCGTGCGCGTGACGGTTCGGCGGGCCCCCTCGAGCCCGGCCGTGCCGTCCGGCGGAGTTCGTGCCGGACGCGCCGGTTCGGCGGGCCCCCTCGAGCCCGGCCGTGCCGTCCGGCGGAGTTCGTGCCGGACGCGCCGGTTCGGGATGCCGTGGCCCCGGCGTGTCGGAGACGAACTCCGCCTGGCGGTACAGGCCGCAGGCCATCGCCCGCCGGCGGCCGTCTCCACGCCCGGCCGTGCGCGTGACGGTTCGGCGGGCCCCCTCGAGCCCGGCCGTGCCATCCGGCGGAGTTCGTGCCGGACGCGCCGGTTCGGGATGCCGTGCCTCGGCGTGTCGGCGGCGATCTCCGCGCGACGGCACAGCCCACAGCCCGCCGACCCGGCCCCGGCGCCCAGCCGCGAGCCGTCAGGCCGCGACGGCCGCCGGCGCCGCGATGAGCTCGAGCGTCTGTGCTCGCCCCTCGGACCCTTCGCCCTCGTACGCGCCCGCGACAGGCGACACCATGATCTCGTCGACCCCGTGCTGCGCGGCGAACGCGGCCAGCTGCCCCTGCACGTCGGATCCCGTTCCCACGAACCACTTCTGCCGCGTCGAGGCCATGAGCGACTGAGCCATCGCGTCGAACGGATCGGCCTTCGCCTGCTCGACCGTCTCGAGGGGCGTGAGCGGACGGTTCGTGCGCAGACGCGCCATCATCCGCAGCTGCGGCAGGGCACGCTCCTCGGCCTCCTCCGCGGTGGGGGCGGCGACGACATTGGCGGTGACGAACGTGCGCGGGCCCTCGCCCGATTCGTTCGGGACGAACTGGTCCCGGTACAGCCGGAGCGCGTGCTCCAGCCCTTCGCCGGCGAAGTGGTTCGCGAACACGTACGGCAGACCGAACGAAGCCGCGAGCTGCGCGGAGTAGTCGCTCGAGCCGAGGAGCCAGACCTGCGGCACCCCGGATGCCGAGGGCGTGGCCTTGACCTGATACTCGGTGCCCGAGGTGAACCGGACCGTGGCACCCTCGGGGGAGGTGAGCGCCATGATGTCGGTCACGTGGTCGGGGAAGCGCGAGACGTCGCTCGTGGTGCCGGAGCGATTCAGCAGCTGCGTGATGACCGGGTCACTGCCGGGCGCGCGGCCGATACCGAGGTCGATGCGGCCGGGGGCGATCGCCTCGAGTGCGGCGAACTGCTCGGCCACGATGAGCGGCGAGTGGTTCGGCAGCATCACACCGCCCGACCCCACGCGGATGCGCGAGGTGCGAGCGGCGGCGGCGGCGATCAGGACGGGGGGAGTCGTCGACGCGACAGCGGGCATGTTGTGATGCTCGGCGAACCAGTACCGGCGATACCCGAGGCGGTCCGCGCGCTCCACCAGGTCGAGGGCCGCGGCCACGGCTTGAGCGCTGGTCTGTCCCGTACGAACCGGGACGAGGTCGAGAACAGAGAGGGAGGGCATCACCCCGGTGTCAACCTCGCGGCCACGTCGTGTATTCCGTCAGAGCGGTCACGGCAACCCCCCTCGCGGCTTCGGGTCGAGCCCCCTAGCCTCCCGGGCATGAACGACGACCAGGCCGGTGACATGCAGCCCGACGCGCAGACGATGGTGCGGACGCAGATCGCTATCGACGAGGCATCCTTCTTCCTCGCGCAGGGGCAGGACCCCGTCGCACTGGGGGCGCGGATCGAGGATGCCGTCCACGCGGGCGGCGGTTTCGTGTCGTTCGTCGTCGTCGGCAATCGCGAGGTGAGCGCCCTCTTCACCCCGCACTCGCGAGCGATCCTCTCGGTCGAGACCGTGCCGTACGACGCGCGCGACACGGGGGACTCCGACGTCCCGTACGGCGGGTTCTTCGACGACTGAGCCGGCGGCACCCATCCTCAGCTTTCTCTCAGAAAATCGCCGTGACGAATCCGCTTCCCGCCCCGTCTTACCTATGACATCGCGGGACACACGGTCCCGGAGACGACGGAAGGAAAGTGACATGGCCACCCCCACGAACACCACCCCCACCACCGCCACGAAGGACGGCGGCTCGACCGTCATCGTCGACGCCGTCGTCGCCAAGGTCGCCGGCATCGCCGCAGCCGAGGTCCCCGGGGTCCACGCCCTCGGCGGGGGAGCTGCGCGCGTGATCGGCAACATCCGCCAGGCCGTCGGTGCGAAGGACTACGCGCAGGGCGTGAGCGTCGAGGTGGGCGAGACCGAGGTCGCCGCCGACATCGCGATCCAGGTCGACTACCCCGAGCAGCTGCAGCGCGTGGCCTCGAACGTCCGCGCGGCCGTGCACCAGGCCATCACCGAGCTCGTCGGCATGAAGGTCGCCGAGATCAACGTGACCGTGGTCGACGTCTACATCCCGGGCGAAGACGACGAGGACGACGCCGAAGAGGCCCGCGTCAACTGACATCCATCGTGAGAAGGGGCGTCACCGAGAGGTGGCGCCCCTTTCGCGTGCCCGGATGCCGGGAGGTCGGCGCAGCGACACGGCGACGAAGGTCGGGCTCAGCCCCCGTGCCGCACCTCGGCGTACGCGTCGAGCGCGCGCCGACGCGTCTCGCCGAGGTCGACCATCGGCTCCGGCGGGTTCTCGCCGAGGTACTCCGGTGCCCACTCCCGCACGTACTCGTCGTGCGGGTCGAACTTCTTGCGCTGCGTGTCCGGGTTGAAGACGCGGAAGTAGGGGGCGGCATCCGCGCCAGATCCCGCGACCCACTGCCAGTTGAAGGGATTGCTCGCGGCATCCGCATCGACGAGGCAATCCCAGAACCACTGCTCCCCGTGCCGCCAGTCGATCAGCAGGTTCTTGATGAGGAAGGATGCCGTCACCATGCGCACGCGGTTGTGCATGACGCCGGTCTTCCACAGCTGACGCATCCCCGCGTCGACGACCGCGACGCCCGTTCTGCCCTGCTGCCAGGTCTCGAGGTGCGCGCGGTTCAGGCGCGGCCAGGGGAACGCGTCGAAGTTGCGGCGCCAGTTCACGGTCGCGATGTCGGGGGAGTGGTACGTCACGTGCCACGCGAACTCGCGCCACACGAGCTCCGACAGGAACCCGCTCGCGCTCTTGGCGTGCTCTCCCGAGCCGCGGTGCTCGATCGTGTCGTGCCACACCTGGTACGGGCTCAGCTCTCCCCAGCGCAGGCGCGGGGAGAGGTTCGAGGTGGCGCCACCCGCGAACTCGTCGCGGTACTTCGCGTAGTCACCGAGGTCGTCGTCGAGGAACTCCCGCAGCCGTGTCTTCGCGGCGGGCTCGCCCGGCTCCCACGTCTCGCGCAGGCCGCCGGCCCAGTCGGGCTTCGTGGGAAGCAGGTCCCATGCGCCGAGGTCGTCGCCGTCGACGTGCCCGTCGAACCCCGGGACTTTGCGCGCCTCCGGCATCGGCGGTCGCGGCGCGGGAAGCTTCTGCACCGCACGCGCGAACGGGCTGTAGACCCCGTAGGGCTTGTCGGCCTGCGTGCGGACCGTCCACGGTTCGTAGAGCAGGTTCGCCGCGAATGATGCGACGGTCACCCCGTCGCCGCGCAGCTTCTCTTTGAGTCCGGCGTCGATCTCGCGCTCGACCCCGCCGTAGCGTCGGTTCCAGAACACCGCCCCCGCGCCGATCTCATCGACCACGGCCGGGACGACCTCGGCCGCGCGCCCGCGACGCAGCAGCAGCCGTCCACCTCGCTCCTCGAGGCGTTCGCCGAGGGATGCCAGAGACCCGTGCAACCACCAGCGCGCCGCTCCGCCGATCCGGCGCACGCCGTCCGACTCCTCGTCCAGGACGTAGAGCGCCAGGATCGGCTCCTCGCGGTCGAGGGCCGCGCGCAGCGCGGGGTTGTCGGTCAGTCGGAGGTCGTCGCGGAACCACACGATCGAGGGCGAAGCCATCCCCCGACGCTATCCACCGCGGCATCCGTCGATCCGGGCTTGACACCCGCCCGCGCGATCGGCCCGCCGGCCCCGTCAGAGCGTCGAGACGTCGTGCCCCTTCGGCAGTGCCACGACGAGACCGTCCGCCACGATGCGCGTGTAGATGCGCGTCGCCTCGCCGAACTCGTCGCCGTCGAGCTCGATCGGCTGTGCCGGGGCCGTCGCGAGCTCGATGCCCGTGCCGCGGAGGTACCGCACCGACGTGTCCTTTCGGCGTTCGAGCACACGGCGACCGGCGCGGAAGCGGCGCAGAACGG
Protein-coding regions in this window:
- a CDS encoding sensor histidine kinase codes for the protein MAEPRRGAVQGPAEARTVRTLLTAVAIAIATATGVVIVLLFVGAHGADRLPPWNRALTTTAFGVLLVVGAAAPVLGIRVLRAGARLGVGIYLVALVALVPLAGPWSSDPAIQTLPWGLTSVGGIVLAALVAGGERLGWALLVLWIAVITVCRFGIGSYTLSHLANDSQAVLTGATVCLIGAGALRASRAVDRATASAESAVVVEADERARLAARARAAAFVHDEVLAALRGIVDQVPGAGDALRRQARRALRTVDDGVGHGDAIARLADLAAGTGFVVEMERHPDAVLPPEPVLAAVRTATAQAIQNSVRHAGDGVPRRLRITALPDALRVDVSDEGQGFDPARVRSDRLGLRGSILRVMRAVDGGDARVHSDPGKGTRVEIEWRASETSGRGPDATDERRRLRVGLGSVTAVFVVTQGAVAIAAAFTTGDGTALLTLFGILAVAEILRRARGSELSLRRACVASALLLTVVAVALVTTPAPLTYGTGWFAPAAGFVLVAIALQGRTGVASGAGVALLLLVVAEGVRSGAEVLQVSIIVGRAALIVGLGLLLVVLLMRLQRRIAEQSARAIDAARRSAWDAATREELEEHLADGDRLARPLLERAARGAGEDAAGRARARAIEGHLRDRYRAGRLLHGDVADRAAAARERGVDVVLLDDGGPHVDAAALAALAPWLSALIAAARERVVGRLLPDGSSVLARTVVDGSIHEFPRKPPESVAETPRGEADVSVASPLS
- a CDS encoding response regulator transcription factor: MGAGDHVRVAIVDDHELVALAVENLLSDAVGLTFARHTDTAGAMVSRARDADLVLLDLSLRDGSTPRDNAAALQKWGAHVLVLTSGENPFLIREASRTPALGVVRKSAPMRDLIAAITAAAAGEHVPSLEWASALDSDPLMRSAPLTSREREVLSLYATGMGAREVGAALFVSENTVNDHLRRIRSIYAQLGRPATTKVDLYRRGIEDGYVPLPHRG
- a CDS encoding LLM class flavin-dependent oxidoreductase, which produces MPSLSVLDLVPVRTGQTSAQAVAAALDLVERADRLGYRRYWFAEHHNMPAVASTTPPVLIAAAAARTSRIRVGSGGVMLPNHSPLIVAEQFAALEAIAPGRIDLGIGRAPGSDPVITQLLNRSGTTSDVSRFPDHVTDIMALTSPEGATVRFTSGTEYQVKATPSASGVPQVWLLGSSDYSAQLAASFGLPYVFANHFAGEGLEHALRLYRDQFVPNESGEGPRTFVTANVVAAPTAEEAEERALPQLRMMARLRTNRPLTPLETVEQAKADPFDAMAQSLMASTRQKWFVGTGSDVQGQLAAFAAQHGVDEIMVSPVAGAYEGEGSEGRAQTLELIAAPAAVAA
- the pheA gene encoding prephenate dehydratase; protein product: MLPDTDHTPARRTYSYLGPAGTFTEAALAQVPEARDQIWRPVRNVGEALADVVEGRSDAAMIAIENSVDGGVSTAQDALATVPGLRIVGEYLVPVNFVLVARPGATLSDVSLVAAHPVAYGQCLKWLSEHVPAHAHLPAESNVASALGVLDGTSAADAAIAAPGIVAHHDLTVLAENIGDNPNAVTRFVLVSRTVAPAPPTGADKTSLIVELPEDHPGALLELLEQFATRGINLSLLASRPIGDALGRYRFVIDADGHVQDERMADALLGLRRFSPKVIFLGSYARADRAIVRYPQRYSDDVFVEARDWLRGLLSGEPEA
- a CDS encoding signal peptidase I, translated to MTDIRDPDAAPEVAESAGGPRRSSSARAVWRAVFRGAGWGCSALVALTVLVIFVVPGVTGAQRYSIVGSSMEPTLPLGALVVVRPTDAVDIEVGEIITFQLRSGEPTVATHRVVGVALGGDGARMLRTKGDNNDAADADPVRPEQVRGVVMYSLPLLGYINAVITPQMQAWMLPIVVIGLFCYAGWMFIGAWRDRRKRGGSMSDDSRRSAPGPRHPDPGALG
- a CDS encoding deoxyribodipyrimidine photo-lyase, translated to MASPSIVWFRDDLRLTDNPALRAALDREEPILALYVLDEESDGVRRIGGAARWWLHGSLASLGERLEERGGRLLLRRGRAAEVVPAVVDEIGAGAVFWNRRYGGVEREIDAGLKEKLRGDGVTVASFAANLLYEPWTVRTQADKPYGVYSPFARAVQKLPAPRPPMPEARKVPGFDGHVDGDDLGAWDLLPTKPDWAGGLRETWEPGEPAAKTRLREFLDDDLGDYAKYRDEFAGGATSNLSPRLRWGELSPYQVWHDTIEHRGSGEHAKSASGFLSELVWREFAWHVTYHSPDIATVNWRRNFDAFPWPRLNRAHLETWQQGRTGVAVVDAGMRQLWKTGVMHNRVRMVTASFLIKNLLIDWRHGEQWFWDCLVDADAASNPFNWQWVAGSGADAAPYFRVFNPDTQRKKFDPHDEYVREWAPEYLGENPPEPMVDLGETRRRALDAYAEVRHGG
- a CDS encoding Asp23/Gls24 family envelope stress response protein, with protein sequence MATPTNTTPTTATKDGGSTVIVDAVVAKVAGIAAAEVPGVHALGGGAARVIGNIRQAVGAKDYAQGVSVEVGETEVAADIAIQVDYPEQLQRVASNVRAAVHQAITELVGMKVAEINVTVVDVYIPGEDDEDDAEEARVN
- a CDS encoding alternate-type signal peptide domain-containing protein translates to MNKLAKGSIAAAAAVVLLGGGMGSMAYWNASVWLPGANFSTGEVSMSAAPNDYTYYVNGDRVTSEELAATALVPGDVVDLDVEVTVRAIGAPAVLTLPTPEFSGNAGLASTFDYTPQIRNDEPDLEIRNTVVGNKFNVSGEGQFIFRRTFTWASWKDTQMLANVQSELLMSNLVLDQVTEPLEEDNS